One Gambusia affinis linkage group LG15, SWU_Gaff_1.0, whole genome shotgun sequence genomic window carries:
- the snx12 gene encoding sorting nexin-12 isoform X2, with protein sequence MTDPVVADTRRLNSKPQDLTDAYGPPSNFLEIDVYDPQIVGVGRNRYTTYEVRMRTNLPIFKLKDSCVRRRYSDFEWLKNELERDSKIVVPPLPGKALKRQLPFRGDEGLFEEAFIEERRVGLEQFINRIAGHPLAQNERCLHMFLQEETIDRNYIPGKV encoded by the exons ATGACAGATCCTGTTGTAGCAGACACTCGCCGGTTGAATTCCAAACCCCAGGACTTGACGGATGCTTACGGCCCCCCGAGCAATTTTCTGGAAATAGACGTTTATGATCCACAGATCGTGGGAGTCGGGCGGAACCGTTACACAACTTACGAAGTTCGGATGAGG ACAAACCTTCCTATTTTCAAATTGAAGGACTCTTGTGTGAGGAGAAGATACAGTGACTTTGAGTGGTTAAAGAATGAGCTGGAAAGAGACAGTAAG attGTAGTACCACCTTTGCCGGGCAAAGCCCTGAAGAGACAGTTGCCATTCCGTGGAGATGAGGGTCTTTTTGAGGAGGCCTTCATCGAGGAGCGGCGAGTTGGGCTGGAGCAGTTCATCAACAG aaTTGCAGGTCACCCTTTGGCCCAGAATGAGCGCTGTCTTCACATGTTTCTTCAGGAGGAAACCATTGACCGTAACTACATTCCTGGAAAA gtatGA
- the snx12 gene encoding sorting nexin-12 isoform X1 translates to MTDPVVADTRRLNSKPQDLTDAYGPPSNFLEIDVYDPQIVGVGRNRYTTYEVRMRTNLPIFKLKDSCVRRRYSDFEWLKNELERDSKIVVPPLPGKALKRQLPFRGDEGLFEEAFIEERRVGLEQFINRIAGHPLAQNERCLHMFLQEETIDRNYIPGKVRH, encoded by the exons ATGACAGATCCTGTTGTAGCAGACACTCGCCGGTTGAATTCCAAACCCCAGGACTTGACGGATGCTTACGGCCCCCCGAGCAATTTTCTGGAAATAGACGTTTATGATCCACAGATCGTGGGAGTCGGGCGGAACCGTTACACAACTTACGAAGTTCGGATGAGG ACAAACCTTCCTATTTTCAAATTGAAGGACTCTTGTGTGAGGAGAAGATACAGTGACTTTGAGTGGTTAAAGAATGAGCTGGAAAGAGACAGTAAG attGTAGTACCACCTTTGCCGGGCAAAGCCCTGAAGAGACAGTTGCCATTCCGTGGAGATGAGGGTCTTTTTGAGGAGGCCTTCATCGAGGAGCGGCGAGTTGGGCTGGAGCAGTTCATCAACAG aaTTGCAGGTCACCCTTTGGCCCAGAATGAGCGCTGTCTTCACATGTTTCTTCAGGAGGAAACCATTGACCGTAACTACATTCCTGGAAAAGTACGACACTAG
- the LOC122844596 gene encoding cytokine receptor common subunit gamma-like has protein sequence MPTCVFLFLCLFGQILAKKPPDVSCLVINLESIRCMWNLQGTPEVNYTFYSRSGSQKANVCAEYLLEKGTNIGCTLPYNNQQRFNSFYTKLWDGNRTVTPLDRVPEINHDLRRKVKLNPPTNLTVMNGSDMNLWFYWNHTIKSCLENEVRIRKNNNNWEIQPVYPGPMSYCQNLPSSTARYELQVRVRFKNYCGQSDFWSDWSEPVVWGFNNTTVSNIKNETMPVWTAVLYVVSAITLILLVVILLHNERIKIILIPPLPKPALNSPDVEDWFHFSKGLIKERFNTNFNERACTVREYQPVSRSDSNGSDSSRLTTSTDQTDCSIPIAMNEPEDTSAPFYTTVIASEEEQQVSV, from the exons aTGTGAGTTGTCTAGTGATTAACCTGGAATCTATTCGCTGTATGTGGAACCTGCAGGGGACTCCAGAAGTCAACTACACCTTTTATAGCAG GTCTGGAAGTCAGAAAGCAAATGTCTGTGCTGAATACCTGTTGGAGAAAGGAACAAATATAGGATGTACACTTCCCTACAACAATCAGCAGAGATTCAACTCATTTTACACTAAACTGTGGGACGGCAACAGGACCGTCACACCTCTAGATCGTGTTCCAGAGATAAACCATGATCTTAGAAGAAAAG TGAAATTAAACCCACCAACCAACCTGACAGTAATGAATGGATCCGACATGAACCTGTGGTTTTACTGGAACCACACTATAAAATCTTGTCTGGAGAATGAAGTACGAAttaggaaaaacaacaacaactgggAG ATTCAACCAGTTTATCCTGGGCCAATGAGTTACTGCCAAAACTTACCCTCCAGCACTGCCAGATATGAGCTGCAGGTCAGAGTCAGATTCAAAAACTACTGTGGGCAGTCTGACTTCTGGAGTGACTGGAGTGAGCCTGTGGTCTGGGGATTCAATAACACCACAG tctcaaatattaaaaatgagaCAATGCCAGTGTGGACAGCAGTGCTGTATGTGGTGAGTGCCATCACCCTCATTCTTCTGGTTGTGATCCTACTGCATAATGAACG GATCAAAATCATCCTGATTCCTCCACTTCCCAAACCAGCTCTGAACTCTCCTGATGTCGAG gATTGGTTTCATTTCTCTAAAGGCCTTATTAAAGAAAGGTTTAACACCAACTTCAATGAGCGAGCCTGCACCGTGCGTGAGTACCAGCCGGTCTCTCGGTCCGACAGCAATGGCTCTGACAGCTCTCGCCTCACCACCAGCACGGATCAAACCGACTGCTCTATCCCCATCGCAATGAACGAACCAGAGGACACGTCTGCTCCTTTTTACACCACCGTAATTGCTTCGGAAGAAGAGCAGCAGGTTTCTGTGTAA